The proteins below are encoded in one region of Campylobacter rectus:
- a CDS encoding N-acetyltransferase: MEKFSYFGLNCALWLFNKCNFYVFFDKIIENMEFPVSHIQEKYIRDISIADPFFDSLRSDYVGFDIWLSKKAEKGEKAHILTDSDNKLLAFLYLKIENPVDNADINPQLDTNYAWLKIGTLKISPHGTKLGERFIKRIFDFAISNSIFNIYVTVFEKQDLLIKLLKKYGFVYFGKKGDELVLVKTISTSSRMLQGDILLDYPSIATGGDKYILSIYPKYHTGMFSDSMLKTESYDILKDLSESNSIHKVYITKMSNIEQLKRGDCLIIYRTQDKNAPNANYSSVATSLCIVEEYRHISSFENEEEFVKYCKPHNIFTDLELKSYFKTRCFPKIIKMTYNVSFKKRVVLDKIRKIMGYEPKYWGFVKITDDMFLNIIQEGLVNDRIIIN, translated from the coding sequence TTGGAAAAATTTAGTTATTTTGGGCTGAATTGTGCTTTGTGGTTATTTAATAAGTGTAATTTTTATGTATTTTTTGATAAAATAATTGAAAATATGGAGTTTCCCGTGTCACACATTCAGGAAAAGTATATAAGGGACATCAGTATAGCAGACCCTTTTTTTGATTCATTAAGAAGTGATTATGTTGGATTTGATATTTGGCTTTCAAAGAAGGCTGAAAAAGGTGAAAAAGCACACATATTAACAGATAGCGACAATAAACTCTTAGCTTTTTTGTATTTAAAAATAGAGAATCCAGTGGACAATGCAGATATCAACCCTCAGCTTGATACAAACTATGCATGGTTAAAAATTGGAACATTGAAAATTAGTCCACATGGTACAAAACTTGGTGAACGTTTTATAAAGAGAATATTTGACTTTGCAATATCTAATAGTATTTTCAATATATATGTTACTGTTTTTGAAAAACAAGACTTGTTAATTAAATTATTAAAAAAGTACGGTTTTGTGTATTTTGGAAAAAAAGGTGACGAGTTAGTTCTTGTAAAAACTATATCTACATCATCAAGAATGCTTCAGGGGGATATTTTATTGGATTATCCATCCATTGCAACAGGTGGCGATAAATATATTTTAAGTATTTACCCTAAGTATCATACCGGAATGTTTTCTGATTCTATGTTAAAGACCGAAAGTTATGATATTTTGAAGGATTTATCGGAATCAAATAGTATTCACAAGGTTTATATTACAAAAATGAGCAATATTGAGCAGTTAAAACGAGGTGATTGTTTAATTATATACAGAACTCAGGACAAAAATGCTCCAAATGCAAATTATTCATCCGTAGCGACTTCTTTATGTATTGTTGAAGAATATAGGCACATATCTAGTTTTGAAAATGAAGAAGAATTTGTAAAATATTGTAAGCCACATAATATATTTACTGATTTGGAGTTAAAAAGTTATTTTAAAACAAGATGTTTTCCCAAAATTATTAAAATGACATATAACGTTTCTTTTAAAAAAAGAGTTGTATTAGATAAAATTAGGAAAATTATGGGATATGAACCAAAGTATTGGGGTTTTGTAAAAATAACAGATGATATGTTTTTAAATATTATACAAGAAGGGCTAGTGAATGACCGCATTATTATCAATTAA
- the carB gene encoding carbamoyl-phosphate synthase large subunit, whose amino-acid sequence MPKRTDISTILLIGSGPIVIGQACEFDYSGTQAAKTLKQLGYRVVLINSNPATIMTDPDFADATYVEPITKESIKRIIDKEKVDAILPTMGGQVALNVAMQLYEADMLGGVKFLGANPQAIKKGEDRQEFKKAMQKIGMDLPQSQYAYDMDEALAAAANIGFPLIIRASYTLGGAGSGVAYNIDEFKELAQTGLDASPIREILVEESLLGWKEYEMEVIRDRNDNCIIVCSIENFDPMGVHTGDSITVAPALTLTDKEYQAMRDASFKILREIGVDTGGSNVQFAVNPQTGRMIVIEMNPRVSRSSALASKATGYPIAKVATLLAVGFSLDEIKNDITGTPASFEPVIDYIVTKIPRFTFEKFPGANPYLGTAMKSVGEVMAIGRTFKESIQKALCGMEKDYYGFNFVNLEKNALIYGLRNANESRILYVAQAFRDGLSVAEVHEMSKIDPWFLDQIWQIVKFEERIDMDILNDELLLREAKTMGFSDKMIAHLINLKDNLDLGQNDIYFAREKMGINLEYNEVDTCAGEFKALTPYLYSTTNITKLPHLSSNFAEQNLNANSAQKEKKVMIIGGGPNRIGQGIEFDYCCVHASYALRDMGIKTIMYNCNPETVSTDYDTSDILYFEPIDFEHVRAVIEHENPDGVIVHFGGQTPLKFAKRLSIAGAKIIGTSARTIDVAEDRKKFSEFISKIGVKQPRNDTATSEKEALEKAAAIGYPVLVRPSYVLGGRAMRRVHDGEELCLYMSEAVKVSNHSPVLIDKFLQDAVELDVDAISDGKDVYIGAVMQHIEEAGIHSGDSACILPPLNLTAQMIEKVENQTRDIALNLGVVGLMNIQFAIYENELFMIEVNPRASRTVPFVSKATGVPMAKVATRVMWQGDLREALKFYDNYGAVYEERGILKPRVKNHVCVKEAVFPFNKLSGADLILGPEMKSTGEVMGISSDFAKSFAKSQIAASNSLPTGGLVFLTLADADKKYAANLARELINLGFKIIATGGTYKILEGAGVESEFVYKISEGRPNVEDRLKNGDIALVINTSDSKSNSEDGKKIRQNIMRFKIPYFTTMSAALAAAKSLKSVQDGSALEVKSLQEYLGGE is encoded by the coding sequence ATGCCAAAAAGAACCGATATTAGCACCATTTTACTCATCGGCAGCGGCCCTATCGTCATCGGGCAAGCGTGCGAATTCGACTACAGCGGCACGCAAGCTGCAAAAACGCTAAAGCAGCTGGGCTACCGCGTCGTACTCATCAACTCAAACCCCGCCACCATCATGACCGATCCCGATTTCGCCGATGCGACCTACGTCGAGCCTATAACCAAAGAGAGTATCAAACGCATCATAGATAAAGAAAAGGTCGACGCCATACTGCCTACGATGGGCGGTCAGGTCGCGCTAAACGTCGCGATGCAGCTATATGAGGCGGATATGCTTGGCGGCGTCAAATTTCTAGGCGCGAACCCGCAAGCTATCAAAAAGGGCGAGGACAGGCAGGAGTTTAAAAAGGCGATGCAAAAGATCGGCATGGACTTGCCGCAAAGCCAGTACGCCTACGACATGGACGAGGCGCTAGCCGCAGCCGCAAATATCGGCTTCCCGCTCATCATCCGCGCCAGCTATACGCTTGGCGGCGCTGGCAGCGGCGTGGCGTATAATATCGATGAATTTAAAGAACTAGCCCAAACCGGCCTAGACGCCAGCCCGATACGAGAAATTTTGGTCGAGGAGAGCTTGCTAGGCTGGAAAGAGTACGAGATGGAGGTCATCCGCGACCGCAACGACAACTGCATCATCGTCTGCTCGATCGAAAACTTCGATCCGATGGGCGTGCATACGGGCGATAGTATCACGGTTGCGCCCGCTCTTACGCTAACTGATAAAGAGTATCAGGCGATGCGCGATGCGAGTTTTAAAATTTTACGCGAGATCGGCGTGGATACGGGCGGCAGCAACGTGCAGTTTGCGGTAAATCCGCAAACGGGACGGATGATCGTGATCGAGATGAACCCACGCGTGAGCCGCAGCTCGGCGCTAGCAAGCAAGGCCACGGGCTATCCGATCGCCAAGGTCGCGACGCTGCTAGCCGTGGGCTTTAGCCTGGATGAGATCAAAAACGACATCACGGGCACGCCTGCTAGCTTTGAGCCCGTCATCGACTACATCGTGACTAAGATCCCGCGCTTTACGTTTGAGAAATTCCCGGGCGCGAACCCGTATCTAGGCACCGCGATGAAGAGCGTGGGCGAGGTGATGGCGATCGGCAGGACGTTTAAGGAAAGTATCCAAAAGGCGCTTTGCGGGATGGAAAAGGACTATTATGGATTTAACTTCGTAAATTTGGAGAAAAACGCGCTAATTTATGGCCTTAGAAATGCGAACGAAAGCCGCATTTTATACGTCGCGCAGGCGTTTCGAGACGGGCTTAGCGTGGCCGAAGTGCATGAGATGAGCAAGATCGATCCGTGGTTTTTGGATCAAATTTGGCAGATAGTTAAATTTGAAGAGCGTATCGATATGGACATCCTAAACGACGAGCTGCTACTTCGCGAAGCTAAAACGATGGGCTTTTCGGACAAGATGATCGCGCATCTCATAAATTTAAAAGACAACCTCGACCTCGGTCAAAACGATATTTATTTTGCGCGCGAGAAAATGGGCATAAACCTCGAATACAACGAAGTAGATACTTGCGCGGGCGAGTTTAAGGCGCTCACGCCGTATCTTTATTCGACGACGAATATCACGAAGCTACCGCATCTTTCGTCAAATTTCGCGGAGCAAAATTTAAACGCAAATTCGGCGCAAAAAGAGAAAAAAGTGATGATCATCGGCGGCGGCCCAAACCGCATAGGCCAGGGCATAGAGTTTGACTACTGTTGCGTGCACGCCAGCTACGCGCTACGCGATATGGGCATCAAAACCATAATGTACAACTGCAACCCAGAAACCGTCAGCACCGACTACGATACGAGCGATATTTTGTACTTTGAGCCGATTGATTTTGAGCACGTTAGAGCCGTGATCGAGCACGAGAACCCAGACGGCGTGATCGTGCATTTCGGCGGCCAGACGCCGCTAAAATTCGCCAAACGCCTAAGCATAGCCGGCGCGAAAATCATCGGCACCAGCGCGCGCACGATCGACGTCGCCGAGGACCGCAAAAAATTTAGCGAATTTATCTCTAAAATCGGCGTCAAACAGCCGCGAAATGACACCGCTACAAGCGAAAAAGAGGCACTAGAAAAGGCCGCTGCTATCGGTTATCCCGTACTCGTGCGCCCTAGCTACGTGCTAGGCGGCCGCGCGATGAGACGCGTGCACGATGGCGAGGAACTATGCCTATATATGAGCGAGGCGGTCAAGGTCAGCAACCACTCGCCCGTACTAATCGATAAATTTTTACAAGACGCCGTAGAGCTCGACGTAGACGCAATCAGCGACGGCAAGGATGTCTATATTGGCGCCGTGATGCAGCACATCGAGGAGGCGGGCATCCACAGCGGCGACAGCGCGTGCATACTGCCTCCGTTAAATTTGACCGCGCAGATGATCGAAAAGGTAGAAAACCAAACCCGCGACATCGCGCTAAATTTAGGCGTCGTTGGGCTTATGAATATCCAGTTTGCCATCTACGAGAATGAACTTTTTATGATAGAGGTAAACCCGCGCGCTAGCCGCACCGTGCCGTTTGTGAGCAAGGCGACGGGCGTGCCGATGGCAAAGGTCGCTACGCGCGTGATGTGGCAGGGCGATTTGCGCGAGGCGCTTAAATTTTACGATAACTACGGCGCGGTTTACGAGGAGCGCGGCATACTCAAGCCTCGAGTGAAAAATCACGTCTGCGTCAAAGAAGCGGTCTTTCCGTTTAACAAGCTCTCTGGCGCAGATCTGATCTTGGGGCCTGAGATGAAAAGTACGGGCGAGGTCATGGGCATATCAAGCGATTTTGCAAAGAGCTTTGCCAAAAGCCAGATTGCCGCGAGCAACTCGCTGCCTACTGGCGGGCTAGTCTTTTTGACGCTAGCCGATGCGGACAAAAAATACGCCGCAAATTTGGCGCGCGAGCTGATAAATCTCGGCTTTAAAATCATCGCCACGGGCGGAACGTATAAAATTTTAGAGGGCGCAGGCGTAGAGAGCGAGTTCGTCTATAAGATCAGCGAAGGCCGCCCAAACGTCGAGGATAGGCTCAAAAACGGCGATATCGCGCTTGTTATCAACACCAGCGACAGCAAGTCAAATAGCGAGGACGGCAAGAAAATCAGACAAAATATCATGCGATTTAAGATCCCGTATTTCACGACGATGTCGGCGGCACTAGCGGCGGCTAAATCGCTAAAAAGCGTACAGGACGGCAGCGCGCTGGAAGTAAAAAGCTTGCAGGAGTATTTAGGCGGTGAGTGA
- the mreC gene encoding rod shape-determining protein MreC, with protein sequence MKSKILFVALIGALVFFSLDMGALVSEYVVNLNNRIVAAYDDAVKFVKDGVNEHFRQREEIKQLRAQNAELEKSAALLSSFAKELNEILVDKNSTAYEPRVQLVRALSYVNISDYDKVWLDKFDGYDESKIYGLIYQGKSAGIVVSKDGNPMALLQNDPKSIFAVSIGEEKIPGIAHGSKDGITVKFIPQWLSPKEGDEVVTSGLDGIFFSGISVGKVTGVIQESLYKSAAVKPYVSITIPSYLYVVTKEK encoded by the coding sequence ATGAAGAGTAAAATTTTATTCGTCGCTCTCATCGGCGCGCTGGTATTTTTCTCGCTGGATATGGGCGCGCTCGTCTCAGAGTACGTCGTAAATTTAAACAACCGCATAGTCGCCGCCTACGACGATGCGGTCAAATTTGTAAAAGACGGCGTAAACGAGCATTTTAGGCAGCGTGAGGAGATAAAGCAGCTTCGCGCTCAAAACGCCGAACTGGAAAAATCGGCGGCTTTGCTTTCAAGCTTCGCAAAGGAGCTAAATGAAATTTTGGTCGATAAAAACTCGACCGCCTACGAGCCTAGAGTGCAGCTCGTACGCGCCCTTAGCTACGTAAATATCAGCGATTATGACAAGGTCTGGCTGGATAAATTTGACGGCTACGACGAGTCTAAAATTTACGGGCTGATTTACCAAGGCAAGAGCGCGGGTATCGTCGTGAGCAAGGACGGCAACCCTATGGCCTTGCTGCAAAATGATCCAAAAAGCATATTCGCCGTATCAATCGGCGAGGAAAAAATCCCGGGCATCGCGCACGGGAGCAAAGACGGAATAACGGTGAAATTTATCCCCCAGTGGCTCAGTCCAAAAGAGGGCGACGAGGTCGTCACGAGCGGGCTTGACGGGATATTTTTCAGCGGGATTTCAGTGGGCAAGGTCACGGGCGTGATCCAAGAGAGCCTATATAAAAGCGCGGCCGTAAAGCCCTACGTAAGCATAACCATCCCCTCATATCTATACGTCGTAACAAAGGAAAAATAA